From the Chloroflexus aurantiacus J-10-fl genome, one window contains:
- a CDS encoding ATP-binding protein produces MNDREGAIEQVIELRLPSRLGYERIAMDTAAALARRMGFPAERIDALRTAIGEAVTNAIEHGNQADAAMKVVVVLMVRPDELIISVADQGRQALDPARTHIQPRITDAFQRADKGGWGIWLMRELMDEVEFTLAPGGGNQVRMVVHLERPST; encoded by the coding sequence ATGAATGACAGAGAGGGCGCAATTGAACAGGTTATTGAACTGCGCCTACCGAGTCGGCTGGGATATGAACGAATTGCAATGGATACTGCGGCTGCGCTGGCGAGACGTATGGGTTTTCCTGCTGAGCGGATCGATGCCCTGCGCACAGCGATTGGCGAGGCTGTAACCAATGCAATTGAACACGGTAATCAGGCTGACGCGGCAATGAAGGTTGTGGTTGTACTGATGGTACGACCTGATGAGCTGATCATTAGTGTTGCCGATCAGGGCCGACAGGCGTTAGACCCGGCACGAACGCACATACAACCACGTATTACCGATGCCTTCCAGCGGGCAGATAAGGGAGGCTGGGGAATATGGCTGATGCGTGAATTGATGGATGAGGTAGAGTTTACACTGGCACCGGGTGGGGGTAATCAGGTACGAATGGTTGTCCATCTCGAGCGTCCATCCACTTAG
- a CDS encoding ATP-binding protein — MQLTIPSILGYEVIARDAVASLAKRFGLAPERIEDIKTALCEACTNAIEHGNHADPQRKVRVVCTIDEQHLIIEVCDEGTDPPVLPKKPVEWPICPYTSFRGRGLMLMAALADEVTVVPDALTGTCVRLIFYRHPTNVVVDVS, encoded by the coding sequence ATGCAGCTCACGATCCCCAGTATTCTCGGCTATGAAGTGATTGCACGTGATGCGGTTGCTTCACTGGCAAAACGATTTGGTCTGGCACCAGAACGGATCGAGGACATTAAAACGGCGCTATGTGAAGCCTGTACCAATGCCATTGAACACGGTAATCATGCTGATCCGCAACGTAAAGTACGGGTTGTCTGTACCATTGATGAACAGCATCTTATCATTGAAGTGTGCGATGAAGGAACAGATCCACCCGTACTACCAAAAAAGCCGGTTGAGTGGCCGATCTGTCCCTACACGTCATTTCGTGGACGAGGACTGATGCTTATGGCTGCACTGGCTGATGAGGTAACTGTTGTACCTGATGCGCTAACCGGTACCTGTGTTCGATTGATTTTTTACCGCCATCCCACTAATGTAGTAGTTGATGTATCGTGA
- a CDS encoding FAD-dependent oxidoreductase, whose product MRIVIAGAGPAGMVVARTMVERGHDVIVLEKRDVPGGKVSAWQDADGDWIESGLHVFFGAYHNLLAFLERYGLGDTFNWKPAEMIFASERHGLAPIRFVPWLPTPFNGLAGVLAFKPLPLRDKLRMGLGLLRVILGDQAYVDAQDNETYASWHLRHGMGQRSLDEVMHTMALALNFQRADRVSAKLPLTAMLHFAHEKEAPRMALVKGSPDTNIWRPLIAQIERLGGKVELNARVSAIEYDSETNQVTGFRLDDGRLVTGDVYVSAMPVHNLRKVIPPALRELPYFANLSHLKGSPVITMQLFFDRRIAGVDNLLFSAGTHLSVYADMAMVAPEYHKGERSIMQFVVAPAAELITLPDDELVQFVMSEFVRLHPNAREAKLLKYTIVRIPNSVYQALPGVDKYRPDQATPVRNFFLAGDYTRQHFLASIEGAVISANRCVERITEAQARGDLVLQPYMSVAAD is encoded by the coding sequence ATGCGAATCGTTATTGCAGGTGCCGGGCCAGCCGGTATGGTGGTTGCCCGCACGATGGTTGAGCGTGGTCATGATGTGATTGTGCTCGAAAAGCGGGATGTGCCCGGTGGTAAGGTGTCGGCGTGGCAGGATGCCGATGGTGATTGGATCGAGAGTGGGTTGCACGTTTTCTTTGGGGCATACCATAATTTGCTGGCGTTTTTGGAGCGGTATGGCCTTGGCGATACGTTTAACTGGAAACCGGCAGAGATGATTTTTGCCTCTGAACGCCATGGGCTGGCACCGATCCGGTTTGTGCCGTGGCTGCCGACGCCGTTTAACGGTCTGGCCGGTGTGCTGGCGTTTAAGCCGTTACCGCTGCGGGATAAGTTGCGGATGGGGCTGGGATTGCTGCGGGTTATTCTCGGTGATCAGGCGTATGTTGATGCGCAGGATAATGAGACGTATGCCTCGTGGCATTTACGGCACGGGATGGGTCAGCGTTCGCTCGATGAAGTGATGCATACGATGGCGCTGGCGCTGAACTTTCAACGTGCCGACCGGGTTTCGGCCAAGCTCCCCTTGACCGCTATGCTGCACTTTGCGCACGAGAAGGAAGCGCCACGGATGGCGTTGGTGAAGGGTTCGCCTGATACCAATATCTGGCGGCCTTTGATTGCGCAGATTGAGCGTTTGGGAGGGAAGGTTGAGCTGAATGCCCGCGTGTCGGCTATTGAGTATGATAGCGAGACAAATCAGGTTACCGGTTTTCGGCTGGACGATGGCCGGCTGGTGACCGGCGATGTGTATGTGTCGGCGATGCCGGTACACAATCTGCGTAAGGTGATTCCGCCGGCGCTCCGTGAGTTGCCCTACTTTGCCAATTTGAGTCATCTGAAGGGTTCGCCGGTGATTACGATGCAGCTCTTCTTCGACCGCCGTATTGCGGGAGTGGATAATTTGCTTTTTAGTGCCGGCACGCACCTCAGTGTGTACGCTGATATGGCTATGGTGGCTCCGGAGTACCATAAGGGGGAACGGAGTATTATGCAGTTTGTGGTTGCGCCGGCAGCCGAGCTGATTACGTTGCCCGATGATGAGCTGGTGCAGTTTGTGATGAGTGAGTTTGTCAGGCTGCATCCGAATGCCCGTGAGGCGAAGTTGTTGAAGTATACGATTGTGCGGATTCCTAATTCGGTGTATCAGGCGTTACCGGGTGTTGATAAGTACCGACCGGATCAGGCGACGCCGGTACGCAATTTCTTCCTGGCCGGTGATTACACGCGCCAACATTTTCTGGCTTCGATTGAGGGAGCGGTGATCAGCGCCAATCGGTGCGTCGAGCGGATTACCGAGGCGCAGGCGCGCGGTGATCTTGTGTTGCAACCGTACATGAGCGTAGCAGCCGATTGA
- a CDS encoding bifunctional ADP-heptose synthase, with amino-acid sequence MTCQATHLPDPALLAGHRIIVIGDITLDEYLYGRATRLSREAPIPVLEFLRRETILGGAANPARNIVALGSQASLITIVGNDEEGKHLRDLLQAAHIDDSGVITVTDRVTTRKTRILADAAPRLPQQVARLDYLDRQPLSAEIEEQVIAALAGQLPGADAVICSDYQLGLLTPRVVDAVRTLCRQHDVIFAVDAQGHSHYYRHADLFRCNDAEAAAALGMPFIDEAVIAEGVTRLYHDLAAHLVIVTRGPAGLVLIGDHEPYQHIPAYHISEVFDTTGAGDTFIAVATLALAAGCRGSIAAMLANIAAALVVRRFGNAVVTPAELRAAIAATR; translated from the coding sequence ATGACCTGTCAGGCTACTCATCTCCCCGATCCAGCGCTTCTCGCCGGGCATCGCATTATTGTGATCGGGGATATTACACTCGACGAATATCTTTACGGTCGTGCGACACGCCTCTCCCGTGAAGCACCTATCCCGGTGCTTGAATTTTTGCGGCGGGAAACCATTCTCGGTGGAGCAGCCAATCCGGCTCGCAATATCGTCGCGCTCGGTTCTCAAGCCAGCCTGATTACCATTGTCGGCAACGATGAAGAGGGCAAACACTTGCGTGATCTGCTACAGGCAGCACACATTGATGATAGCGGCGTCATTACAGTTACGGATCGCGTCACGACGCGCAAAACACGTATTCTGGCCGATGCCGCTCCCCGCCTGCCGCAACAGGTTGCCCGGCTGGACTATCTCGACCGTCAGCCTTTGTCTGCTGAGATTGAAGAACAGGTGATTGCCGCACTGGCTGGACAATTACCGGGCGCAGATGCCGTGATCTGCTCTGATTACCAGCTTGGCCTGCTCACACCGCGCGTAGTCGATGCGGTACGAACGCTTTGCCGTCAACACGATGTCATCTTTGCCGTTGATGCGCAAGGCCATTCACATTATTATCGCCACGCCGATCTCTTCCGTTGCAACGACGCGGAAGCCGCTGCTGCCCTGGGTATGCCATTCATCGACGAAGCGGTGATTGCCGAGGGGGTTACCCGCCTCTATCACGATCTTGCCGCTCATCTCGTCATTGTTACTCGTGGGCCGGCTGGATTGGTCTTGATTGGCGATCACGAACCGTATCAACATATTCCGGCCTACCACATCAGCGAAGTGTTCGATACTACTGGTGCCGGAGATACCTTTATTGCTGTGGCAACGCTGGCCCTGGCTGCCGGTTGTCGGGGCAGCATTGCCGCTATGTTGGCGAATATCGCTGCTGCGCTGGTTGTGCGACGGTTTGGCAACGCAGTCGTTACTCCTGCAGAGCTACGGGCAGCTATAGCTGCAACAAGATAA
- a CDS encoding glycosyltransferase, producing the protein MRMLMITYGSRGDVQPFIALGAALYRAGHTPVLAAPARFASLAADHHITFLPLPGNVEVLARQIADESRQQPLRLIGIISRFALPLGIEVARRIQAAARSADMIVHSFLTVALGHLYATQYGLPECAVDLFPFFDPPADIANIAWPTDRIGLAGRRLSHVFAHTIFRYTQSLSYRILHRRAPDIGPSRLPWAAPGRQFGLLQAYSAVLVPPGSAPLTVQTGSWWLEATNWQPPPDLQAFLAAGPPPVVISFGSMATHDAPHIARIVLETLQRTGQRGIIQRGWAGLTPHQVPDTIYLADEMPHDWLLPRASAMIHHGGAGTTASALRAGIPSVIVPFAADQPFWAWRAHKTGANPPPIPVSALSVERLSLALQQALDPVHRARAAMVSGRMRAEGGVAVAVQRIEQWAA; encoded by the coding sequence ATGCGCATGTTGATGATTACCTATGGTAGTCGGGGTGACGTACAGCCCTTTATTGCGCTTGGTGCTGCGTTGTATCGGGCCGGTCACACCCCTGTTCTGGCTGCACCCGCACGTTTTGCATCCCTTGCGGCTGATCATCACATCACATTTCTGCCTCTGCCCGGCAATGTTGAGGTACTGGCTCGTCAGATCGCCGATGAGTCACGCCAGCAACCGCTGCGTCTGATTGGCATCATCTCCCGTTTTGCATTACCGTTGGGCATTGAAGTAGCCCGGCGTATTCAAGCAGCGGCTCGCTCCGCCGACATGATCGTCCATTCATTTTTGACCGTCGCTCTCGGTCATCTCTACGCAACCCAATACGGGTTGCCTGAATGTGCCGTCGATCTCTTTCCCTTCTTCGACCCGCCAGCCGACATCGCCAACATTGCGTGGCCTACTGATCGGATTGGATTGGCCGGTCGTCGGCTCAGCCATGTCTTTGCCCACACCATCTTTCGTTATACCCAAAGCCTGAGCTACCGCATCCTCCACCGCCGAGCGCCTGATATTGGGCCATCACGCTTGCCATGGGCGGCACCGGGACGCCAGTTTGGATTGTTACAAGCCTACAGTGCCGTTCTGGTTCCGCCGGGGTCTGCCCCGCTGACAGTGCAAACCGGTTCGTGGTGGTTAGAAGCGACGAACTGGCAACCGCCGCCTGATCTGCAAGCCTTTCTGGCTGCTGGCCCACCACCGGTAGTGATTAGCTTTGGCAGTATGGCTACGCATGATGCTCCACACATTGCGCGCATCGTGCTGGAAACGCTTCAGCGTACCGGACAACGCGGCATTATTCAGCGCGGATGGGCGGGTCTTACGCCACATCAGGTTCCTGATACCATCTATCTCGCCGATGAAATGCCACACGACTGGCTGTTGCCCCGTGCCAGCGCAATGATCCATCACGGTGGCGCAGGCACTACAGCGAGTGCCCTCCGCGCCGGCATTCCATCGGTGATCGTTCCCTTCGCTGCCGATCAGCCGTTCTGGGCCTGGCGTGCGCACAAGACCGGTGCCAACCCACCACCAATCCCGGTGTCGGCATTATCGGTTGAGCGATTGAGCTTAGCGTTGCAGCAAGCGCTTGATCCGGTACATCGTGCTCGCGCTGCGATGGTCAGTGGTCGCATGCGTGCCGAGGGTGGTGTCGCTGTTGCTGTTCAGCGTATTGAACAATGGGCAGCGTAG
- a CDS encoding pyridoxal phosphate-dependent aminotransferase: MSARMDYRFARRLASLEASATAAMTARVAQMRAAGIKVISFSVGEPDFDTPEPIKQAAIAGIQANHTHYTPTGGTLELRKVIAARVSADQGLSYGIGQVTVTTGAKEALYLAFQALCDEGDEALIPAPYWVSYVEQAKLAGATPVTPQTSEQTGFKLTPDQLRASLSERTRIVVLNSPSNPTGAVYSAEELAALAAVLRDHPAIIITDEIYDAISYVPYTRLLRVAPDLAERTLVVNGAAKAYAMTGWRVGYVAGPQPIIEAIKAIQSHTSTHTSSISQDAALAAYTPNPDIEATVAAMTAEFQRRRDLILGLLAEIPGVTCTVPDGAFYVFPNVSALLNRPLRNGKVCTTSDELNLYLLEEAHIACVAGEAFGAPGYLRLSYATGSEEIRVGMQRFREAVLGNDAA; encoded by the coding sequence ATGTCTGCCAGAATGGATTACCGTTTTGCCCGCCGTCTCGCCTCGCTCGAAGCCTCAGCCACTGCTGCAATGACTGCTCGCGTTGCCCAAATGCGCGCTGCCGGCATTAAGGTCATTTCGTTTAGTGTTGGTGAGCCTGATTTCGATACCCCCGAACCAATCAAGCAGGCTGCCATTGCCGGTATCCAGGCCAATCATACGCACTATACGCCGACCGGCGGAACGCTTGAGCTGCGTAAAGTGATCGCCGCTCGCGTAAGTGCCGATCAGGGGCTTTCCTACGGGATCGGGCAGGTTACCGTCACCACCGGCGCCAAAGAAGCGCTCTACCTCGCCTTTCAGGCCCTGTGTGACGAAGGCGATGAAGCACTTATCCCGGCACCCTACTGGGTAAGCTACGTGGAGCAGGCGAAACTGGCCGGCGCTACTCCGGTTACTCCTCAGACCAGTGAGCAGACTGGTTTCAAACTCACTCCTGATCAGCTCCGCGCCAGTTTGAGTGAGCGAACACGGATCGTCGTGCTCAATTCCCCCTCGAACCCGACCGGTGCCGTCTACAGTGCCGAGGAGCTGGCTGCGCTGGCTGCCGTGCTTCGTGATCATCCGGCGATCATCATCACCGACGAAATCTACGATGCGATTTCGTATGTGCCATACACTCGTCTGTTACGGGTAGCACCTGATCTCGCCGAACGAACCCTGGTGGTCAACGGTGCAGCGAAGGCGTATGCCATGACCGGCTGGCGGGTTGGGTACGTGGCCGGGCCACAGCCGATTATCGAAGCAATTAAGGCAATTCAGAGCCACACCAGCACCCACACATCGAGTATCTCGCAGGACGCGGCCCTGGCGGCGTATACACCCAACCCAGACATCGAAGCAACCGTTGCCGCAATGACGGCTGAATTCCAGCGTCGGCGCGATCTGATCCTCGGTCTGCTGGCTGAAATCCCCGGTGTGACCTGTACTGTACCTGATGGCGCCTTCTACGTCTTCCCTAACGTAAGTGCGTTGCTCAACCGGCCACTGCGTAACGGCAAGGTCTGCACAACCAGCGATGAACTCAACCTCTACCTGCTCGAAGAGGCACACATCGCCTGTGTCGCCGGCGAAGCCTTCGGCGCACCCGGCTATCTACGCCTGTCGTATGCCACCGGGAGCGAGGAGATTCGCGTTGGCATGCAACGCTTCCGTGAGGCCGTCCTTGGCAACGATGCTGCCTAG
- a CDS encoding protein kinase domain-containing protein — MLAIDSLLNGHYRITVALDAYPDAGLYRAIDQRSSLRVLITALPQPNQAAVDDVLRLARELAQIQMPGLLALRDYFVLDQVCYLVADDPGGSDLERFARERGSPLPESETLAIVDRLLMVLDRLHHHQPPLLLGDLRTCDLWSSPEGGLSLAPFACVRHIGAETTPYRAPELYDHSVEPAQVSDIYAIGAVLYHLLTGWPPPPANQRQSGMPLNSPRALNPQVSVLAEQLTLRALEMKPANRYQRASEMRSALETVRLMAGRPMGATAPIEKPVAPSATVPAAPPPQPATIATAAPATTLPPAPPPTTTAAPAAGVAAPTAPPRPLISTSCLLAIVGGLAVVAVGVCVLLAVLVGLYMTNASLFGLPGNTVATQSTVAPAPTTNEAPAVDLLQQVNAITQTAQLREDSLGAAAYSPDGLLVAVAVGSAIQLRDASSFLVQATLSGHEGDVSSLAFSPDGAILASGAQDDPVVRLWDTGTGREIAQLRGHSDWIRSLAFSPDGRLLASASVDQTIRIWEVTSGQTTAILRGHTDLPGNVAFSPDGQWLASASRDGTARLWDVSSGQQIDAFSFSAPVDPTTNAPFWLTGIAFSGDGRQIAVGSVNGNVYLLDAATGNVQRELRGHDGWVVIRGVAYSPDGRLLASASLDGSVRLWSPTSGAERGVLQQRGLRLLGLSWSPDGTRILSSSDMGGNLVIWDVESTQVLQSFQVTQGVVTGVRYSPDGQRLVASGANGAVRVHMLDSGRTTSLDGGAATAQYIDFIGDAEVVAISEAGEIVTIDLTGSRPNEQLSGMNGFPLNLTVSPDRSMIAVGNEQGEVYLWETSSRQFLRRLSGLSGPIYSLAFSDNGAYLAAVTNQPADAPQIAVWEMARGGQPQILRGHNGPVTSLIFVNNLLLSASSDGLLRVRDVTRNNNEVLQIEVPQNWGWFTSLAVTPDHTLLIAGTISGHLLFYRLDDGTLLREIDLAEYGAVLAVAVTSDGTQLAVSTRDEGILLFDLMPDR; from the coding sequence ATGCTCGCCATCGATTCTCTGCTCAACGGACACTACCGGATCACGGTTGCGCTCGATGCTTATCCTGATGCCGGGTTGTATCGAGCGATTGATCAGCGCTCTTCGCTGCGGGTGTTGATTACCGCACTGCCGCAACCCAATCAGGCTGCGGTTGATGATGTGCTGCGGCTGGCACGGGAACTGGCGCAGATACAGATGCCGGGGTTGCTGGCACTGCGCGACTATTTTGTCCTGGATCAGGTGTGTTATCTGGTCGCCGATGATCCTGGTGGTTCAGACCTGGAGCGCTTTGCGCGTGAGCGCGGATCACCATTGCCAGAGAGTGAAACCCTGGCTATCGTTGATCGGTTGTTGATGGTGCTGGATCGGTTGCACCATCACCAGCCGCCGCTCTTGCTGGGTGATCTGCGCACCTGCGATCTCTGGTCGTCACCAGAAGGTGGGTTGAGCCTGGCCCCCTTTGCCTGTGTCCGCCATATTGGGGCTGAGACGACGCCATACCGGGCACCTGAACTGTATGATCACAGTGTTGAGCCGGCACAGGTGAGTGATATTTATGCGATTGGCGCGGTGCTGTACCATCTGCTTACCGGTTGGCCGCCACCGCCCGCCAATCAGCGGCAGAGCGGAATGCCGCTCAATTCGCCGCGTGCGCTCAATCCACAGGTGTCGGTATTGGCCGAACAACTCACGCTGCGCGCGCTGGAGATGAAGCCGGCGAACCGGTATCAGCGGGCAAGCGAGATGCGTAGTGCGCTGGAGACGGTGCGCCTGATGGCGGGCAGGCCAATGGGGGCTACGGCACCGATTGAAAAGCCGGTTGCGCCGTCCGCCACCGTTCCTGCCGCACCTCCACCACAACCCGCGACGATTGCCACGGCTGCACCGGCCACGACATTACCACCGGCACCACCACCAACGACGACGGCAGCACCGGCGGCAGGAGTAGCCGCGCCCACCGCTCCGCCCCGCCCGTTGATCAGTACCTCGTGTCTGCTGGCAATCGTCGGTGGCCTGGCAGTGGTTGCGGTAGGGGTGTGTGTGCTGCTGGCGGTGCTGGTGGGTCTGTACATGACGAATGCTTCGTTGTTTGGCTTACCCGGTAATACGGTCGCAACGCAATCGACTGTTGCGCCTGCGCCGACGACAAATGAAGCGCCGGCGGTTGATTTGTTGCAACAGGTCAACGCGATTACTCAAACGGCGCAACTGCGGGAAGATAGTCTGGGGGCAGCGGCTTACAGTCCTGATGGCTTGCTAGTAGCGGTGGCGGTAGGATCGGCGATTCAGTTGCGCGATGCTTCCTCTTTTCTCGTTCAGGCGACGCTGAGCGGTCACGAGGGCGATGTCAGTTCGCTGGCATTTAGCCCCGATGGGGCAATTCTGGCTTCCGGTGCTCAGGATGACCCGGTGGTACGGCTGTGGGATACCGGTACTGGCCGTGAAATTGCACAACTCCGTGGACACAGCGACTGGATTCGCTCACTGGCGTTTAGCCCCGATGGTCGCTTGCTGGCGTCGGCTAGCGTTGACCAGACGATTCGGATTTGGGAAGTGACAAGCGGGCAGACAACAGCCATCCTGCGTGGTCACACCGATCTCCCCGGCAACGTTGCGTTTAGCCCTGATGGGCAATGGCTGGCTTCAGCCTCACGCGATGGTACGGCCCGGTTGTGGGATGTGAGCAGTGGACAGCAGATTGATGCTTTTAGCTTCAGCGCACCGGTTGATCCCACAACTAACGCCCCCTTCTGGCTGACCGGTATCGCTTTTTCTGGCGATGGCCGCCAAATCGCAGTTGGCTCAGTCAATGGCAATGTCTATCTGCTCGATGCAGCAACCGGCAATGTCCAGCGCGAGTTGCGGGGGCATGATGGTTGGGTAGTAATTCGCGGGGTTGCGTACAGTCCTGACGGTCGCCTGCTGGCCAGCGCGAGTCTTGATGGTAGCGTTCGTCTGTGGAGTCCGACGAGTGGTGCTGAGCGTGGGGTGTTGCAGCAGCGTGGTTTGCGCTTGCTTGGACTGAGCTGGAGTCCAGATGGCACCCGCATCCTCTCGTCGAGTGATATGGGCGGGAATCTGGTCATCTGGGACGTCGAATCCACGCAGGTTTTGCAAAGTTTTCAAGTGACTCAGGGGGTAGTGACTGGGGTACGGTATAGCCCCGATGGTCAACGTCTGGTGGCAAGCGGAGCGAATGGCGCTGTGCGCGTTCACATGCTCGATAGCGGTCGCACGACGAGCCTGGATGGTGGTGCAGCAACAGCCCAGTACATTGATTTCATCGGCGATGCTGAAGTTGTGGCAATCAGCGAAGCCGGCGAGATTGTAACCATTGATCTGACCGGTAGTCGGCCCAACGAGCAGTTGAGCGGCATGAACGGATTTCCCCTCAACCTGACGGTCAGCCCGGATCGCAGCATGATTGCGGTGGGAAACGAACAGGGTGAGGTCTATCTATGGGAAACATCCAGCCGGCAATTTTTGCGTCGGCTGAGCGGGTTGTCGGGGCCGATCTATTCACTTGCGTTCAGTGACAATGGAGCATATCTGGCTGCGGTGACCAATCAACCTGCTGACGCACCGCAGATTGCGGTCTGGGAAATGGCGCGTGGTGGGCAGCCCCAGATTCTGCGTGGTCATAATGGGCCGGTGACCAGCCTGATCTTCGTCAATAATCTTTTGCTAAGCGCCAGTAGCGATGGTCTGCTGCGCGTGCGAGACGTCACCCGCAACAACAACGAGGTCTTGCAAATTGAAGTTCCCCAGAATTGGGGCTGGTTCACCAGCCTGGCCGTGACCCCTGATCACACCCTTCTGATTGCCGGCACGATTAGCGGGCATCTGCTGTTCTACCGTCTGGACGACGGAACGCTGCTGCGGGAGATCGATCTGGCAGAGTACGGTGCGGTGCTGGCCGTTGCCGTAACGTCTGATGGCACACAACTGGCGGTGAGCACCCGTGATGAAGGTATCCTTTTGTTCGATCTGATGCCTGATCGGTGA
- a CDS encoding DICT sensory domain-containing protein produces MADTPSPLPSLFSLIRETLAPDVQPFLASKATLVDISHTLEDCIIRNQLPSVIFTGFQESSHWREETQRYLELANIASSICIFAGGIPPVPEERHIAVTLASDDPLRQEWFLLVLTEWFCAVLCGLDNQVPVEREADRSFATLLTFQPEVVDAVLNRLIPVVERYRPDRAAELDHARTQFPPCNPRGPYLTQIVADMVAHLQRRYDNQRQLTDQLKELNERQSTLEETIAQLAAPVVPLFEGVLLMPLVGTIDSRRAQHVMEHLLSSIAEQMADVVIIDITGVPMVDTAVANYLLQTIRAARLLGAQVIITGISAAIAQTMINLGIDLGDVRTRSTLREGIMTALELSGMEIRPRS; encoded by the coding sequence ATGGCAGATACACCTTCACCACTACCATCACTCTTTTCCCTGATCAGGGAAACCCTTGCTCCCGATGTCCAGCCCTTTCTTGCCAGCAAGGCAACCCTCGTTGACATCAGCCACACCCTCGAAGATTGCATCATCCGTAATCAGTTGCCGAGTGTTATCTTCACCGGCTTTCAAGAAAGCAGCCACTGGCGGGAGGAGACGCAACGCTATCTTGAGCTGGCCAATATTGCCAGCTCGATTTGCATTTTTGCCGGTGGCATCCCGCCGGTACCCGAAGAGCGCCATATCGCAGTGACGCTGGCATCAGACGATCCTCTGCGGCAGGAGTGGTTTTTGCTTGTACTGACCGAATGGTTTTGCGCTGTGTTATGCGGTCTTGATAATCAGGTACCGGTTGAGCGTGAGGCTGACCGCAGCTTTGCCACCCTGCTCACGTTTCAGCCTGAAGTGGTGGATGCTGTTCTTAATCGTCTTATTCCCGTTGTCGAGCGCTACCGACCTGATCGTGCTGCCGAACTGGATCATGCCCGCACCCAGTTCCCGCCGTGCAATCCACGCGGCCCATACCTCACCCAGATTGTCGCCGATATGGTCGCTCACCTGCAACGGCGCTATGATAACCAGCGTCAGTTGACAGACCAGCTCAAAGAGCTTAACGAGCGTCAATCTACGCTCGAAGAAACGATTGCCCAACTGGCCGCGCCGGTTGTGCCGCTGTTTGAAGGGGTTCTGCTCATGCCGCTTGTCGGGACTATTGACTCTCGGCGAGCACAGCATGTAATGGAACACCTGCTATCAAGTATTGCCGAACAGATGGCCGATGTTGTTATCATCGACATTACCGGTGTGCCAATGGTTGATACTGCGGTCGCTAATTATCTGCTCCAGACCATCAGAGCTGCCCGTTTGCTTGGCGCACAAGTGATTATCACCGGTATCAGTGCCGCCATCGCTCAAACTATGATCAATTTGGGTATTGATCTCGGTGATGTGCGTACCCGCAGTACGTTGCGTGAAGGCATCATGACTGCACTGGAGTTGAGTGGTATGGAAATACGACCACGTTCGTAG
- a CDS encoding STAS domain-containing protein, whose product MLEDELTVNIRQRDGVAVIDLIGDVTTFAEEKINNAYRQVTARGERFILFNFRQNDYINSAGIAILIGIVTEVNQNGQRLAVSGLSPHFQKIFRMVGLAQYAEIYQTEDEAISAFRRLNTLE is encoded by the coding sequence ATGCTAGAGGATGAATTAACAGTCAATATTCGTCAACGTGACGGTGTTGCGGTTATTGATCTGATCGGGGATGTGACAACTTTTGCTGAGGAAAAGATCAATAACGCCTATCGTCAAGTTACGGCCAGGGGTGAACGGTTCATCTTATTCAATTTTCGCCAGAATGATTACATTAACAGTGCCGGAATCGCAATTCTGATCGGTATTGTGACCGAAGTCAATCAAAACGGACAGCGACTGGCGGTAAGTGGTTTATCGCCCCATTTTCAGAAAATTTTTCGCATGGTAGGGCTGGCACAGTACGCCGAAATCTATCAAACGGAAGATGAGGCAATCAGTGCATTTAGGCGTTTGAACACACTTGAATAA